The DNA window TCAGTTCGTGCACAAAGAACCGCATTTCGCTACGGATGCCCTCACGAATGGTGCGGGTTTCCCCCGCCAGACCCTGCATCATAAACCGGAAAAAAGCCGGGTTGGTCAACACCTGATCCATAAAAAGGTTGATGGAGTCGGCCATCAGTCGCTCTGCATGGGGCGCCTGTTCCCTCGCCTCTCGCATCATACGCCGGAGAACGAGACCGAGCTCGTCCACCAACTGCAGACCCAGATCGTCCATGCTTTTGAAATGCCGATAAAACGCCGTTGGCACTACGTTGGCCTGACGCGCGACTTCCCGAATGCCAAGAGAGGCAAAGTGTCGTCCCTCGCCAACCAGCGAAAGCGCCGCTTCCATAAGCGCCTCACGGTTGGCCCCGCGCTTGCGGCGAGGCTGAGGCTGAGGCTGTGACTTGAGCGCAGCTACAGAATGCATGCTGGATTGCGTCATTTCATCGGTCCTTCATAAGAGCATGCTACAAGTGTACACAATTACAGTGTCGCAGGCACAGTCCCGTAAATTACGGAGGCACCGGCGCCTTGATGCCGCTCAGACCCAGAGCTGGCGCCAGCGAAACGGGAACCGCTAAGCACTTTTAAGAAGTAGTAACAAAATACACCTTACTGTCAGTGTACAAGCGTACACTTAACCACTATAGTGATCTCAATAGTGCACAACCGTACACAAGGGGGCGAGAATGCTTTCGAAGGCCATACCCAAGCAGATATTCACAGCCAACCGCTGGCTCAACCGCCAGCTGTGGCAGCAAGACTCGCCTGCTTTCTTCATTGACCCGCTGCTTGAGAGCATTAACCCGATGTGGGTGCGCGGCCAGGTTCGTGCTCAGGTCGTAAAGGTGCGCTCGGAAACGCCTGACACCCGTACGTTCACCCTGCGCCCCAGCAAGCGCTGGAAAGGCTTTGAAGCAGGTCAGCACGCCAGCGTTACGGCAGAAATAAAGGGCGTGCGGCAGACCCGGACCTTCAGCCTCTCCTCGGGTCCCGAAAGGTTCAAGCGGGATGGCTTGATCACATTTACGATCAAGCGTATTGAGGACGGTCGGGTGACGCCATGGTTGCACGAGCAACTGAAGCCGGGCGATGTAGTGGGACTAAGCGAAGCGTTCGGTGAGTTCACCCTGCCCCGCGATAAGACTCCTCTGTTTTACCTGGCCGGGGGCAGCGGCATAACGCCGATCCTGTCTCATCTGGAGTCTCTCGCAGCGAGCAATGACACCCGGGAAATTGGTTTTGTCTACATGGTGCGGGATCGGGAACACCTGATCGCCGCGAACCGGATTGAATCACTTCAGAGCCGGCTGTCGGGTCTCAAAGTGCATATCATCTACACCAACCACCGGGAGAAGACGCCAGCTTTGGCCGCGGCAGATGTCCGTAAAGTTGCCGAATCACTGGCACAGGTGGAGGGCTACCTGTGTGGGCCGATCGGTTTGCTGGATTACGTGCGCCCTGTTCTTGACAAACTCGGCGCGCGACCGGATCACTTCCACCAGGCGCTGTTCACCCCGCCAGTGGTACAGGTTGAGGACGGCGGTGCGGGTAGCCTCGTTCGGGCCGGTACCGGAGAGGTTATGGAAGGAGACGGCAAGTCTACCCTTCTGGAAATCGCTGAACAGGGCGGGCTTAAACCAACCCACGGCTGCCGTCAGGGCGTATGCCGGCAGTGTTCATGCAAGAAAACCAGCGGGGTTGTCATGAACCGTCTCAACGGCCAATTGTCCGGCCCTGGTGAAGAGACGATCCAACCCTGCATCAGTTTGCCGCAGGGTGCCGTGACACTGGAATTGTAGTGGCCCGCAGGCGTTCGCGCCTTGCAGGCAGTATTTAGCTTTTCAAGGGCATTCAATGCCGGAACAAAGCGATGTACTTAGCGAAAACGTAACTGGCAACAGTCAACGTACCCAGCAACAGACAAGGCACCTGGCATTACAGCGTGCCTGGAAACATACTCAGCAACGTACCGATGCAATCAAGGAGGCGTTATGACACGTCCGAGCCCAGAACAACTCGATTATTTAGCTCAATCCCTGGACGAGCTGCGGGAGCGTACTGTAGCCGACCTTGGTGAACGCGACGCAGAGTACATTCGCGGTATGATTCGTTTGCACCGCAAACTGGAAATCGGCGGTCGGCTTCTGATTCCATTCAGCCTGACCCCGATCGGCTTCACCGCCGGCGTGATGTCGCTCTCACTGGCGAAGATCATTGAGAATATGGAGATTGGACACAACGTCATGCACGGTCAATATGACTGGATGAACGATGCCAATCTCAACGGCAAGAACTACGAGTGGGACACCGCGTGCGATGGCGACTCGTGGCGTGTGACTCACAACTTCGAGCACCATACTTATACCAACATCCTTGGCAAAGACCGGGACTACGGTTATGGGCTGCTGCGCCTCACCGGTGAGCAGCGCTGGAGACCGCGGCGTCTGCTGCAAACCTTCGATTACGTCATGCTGAGCGCTTTCTTCCAGTGGGGCGTGGCACTGCACGAGATGGAATTCGACCGCGTCATGGCGGGCAAAGTGCCGCTGTCGGAAAAGAAGGAAATGCTCAAGCAATTCGCCAAGAAAGGCAGTCGCCAGCTGTTCAAGGACTATGTATTCTATCCCTTGCTCACGGCGCCCTTGGCCCCGAAAGTCATCGCCGGCAACTTCCTCGCCAACCTGAACCGTAACCTGTGGGCGTCAACCATTATCTTCTGCGGGCACTTTACAGAAGATGCGCAGACGTTCACCCGGGCAGAGTGCGAGAACGAAACCCGTGGTGAGTGGTATTATCGCCAGATGCTGGGTTCCAGCAACTTCACCGGTGGGCGCTGGCTACACGTTATGTCCGGCCATCTGAGTTATCAGATCGAGCACCATCTGTTCCCGGACATTCCGGCACACCGTTATCCCGAGATGTCCGTTACGGTCCGCAAGCTGTGCGAGGAACTGGGCATAACCTATAACTCTGCGCCATTCCTCAAGCAGTACGGCACCGTGCTCAAGCGCATTGTCCGCCACTCGTTTCCTGGACCTTCGCCAGAGGCGACAGCACCGGCGAGCCAGAACAACGTGCTCAAGCTGGCCGACGCGGCCAAAGCCAAGGGCCGCCAGCTATTTCCAAGCATGGATGCGGCAGCACGGCGTTTTCGCAATCTGACTGGTCAGGCTGAGGCCTCATAGCAGAGCCCAAGGTCAGAGCACAAGCGCTGCCATGATGGGTATGTAGACGAGCGCAAACATCGTGCTCAAAAGAGTGGTGCCCGCGGTCTGCCGCGGGTGCAACTCCAGCAGCGTGGCGAAAACCACCGTATTCGCCGCGATTGGCATGATCGACATGAGAAACAGTGAACGGTAGATCTGCGGGTCGTAAATGCCTGGCCCTGCAGTATCAATTGCCCAGGCAAAGGCTACCAATGCCGGCCACGCCAGGAACTTACCAGTGAAAGCCAGCGCGGTAAAACGCCGGTCCCCTATCCAGCCTCCAATCGAACCGATCCCCATCCCGATAATCATCATGCCCAGGACCGAGTAGGCACCACGAAGGTTGTCAAACAGCGGCTGCATAAAACCGGGAATGCCCAGTTCCATCAGGTTAAGCGCGGCGGCCACCAGAAAGGCATAGACCGAAGGCAGACGGAGCACCCGCTGGAAGCATTCCCGCGCGGGAAATCGTCCCCTGGCCGCGATGTAGAATCCCAGCGAGTTCTCATAGAGTGTCGTGCCGAGCATGCAGATTATATAGATCGACATGCCCTCCTGGCCGAATAACAGCAGCGCCACCGGTATTCCAAAATAACCCGTGTTCCCGGTGCAGGTCGCAAGGGAAAGAATATTGGCGCGTTCGTCCCCAAGCCACCTGTGGCCCGTCCGCAGAAAAATCTGACCAATAACCGCGCACGCGAGCCATACCAGCAACGGCAGCATAAGCACGCCGGCTGAAAGCGGCGCGATAATGACGCCCCCGAAGATGACCGAAGGCGTCAGAATGTAGAGCATCAGATTCGCAATATTGCGACCACTCACGTCCAGATAGCGCGCGGCAACCCAGCCCAATGCAACGGTGGCATAGAGCGGAAGCATTTTGAGCAGTAGAGGAAAAACCGTATCCATCGCAGACCTGGAAAAAGCCGGGAATAAGTCGTCTGGCGCAGTCTACCACCGGCCATGAACAGGTAAGGCATTTCGTGTCATCCAGATCTGAGGTTTGCGGCCGGCACTGGGCTGTCGTCCTTTCCGGGTAATCCAGCACGTCCAGCGGTATACTGCTTCCCTTGCAAACGCCTGTCGCGCAAGCCGCAAGCCCCGGGTAAAGCGCACGCACAAAATACCTGACTAAAATAGTCTGGTATTGTACAATGCCGCTTAAAACCAAGGTTAGCCACCCTATAAAAAACAGCGCCAATGCCCGTCGGAGTACGCAGGGTTAGAGCGCAGCCCCGGTTCTGGCCGGGACCTGTACATACTGGGCCTGGAGCGTACGGGTGAATTTTAGATCCTATGAGAAAACGGAGCGACGAGCATGGCCAACGCAGGTAATCAAGTCGACGAGCTTATCAGAAGCGAATACGAGCACGGCTTTGTCACCGACATCGAGGTGGATACCTTCGAGCCCGGTCTGAGCGAAGACGTCATCCGCCGACTCTCAGCAATCAAGGGCGAACCCGAGTTCATGCTGGAATGGCGCCTTAAAGCTTATCGCAAATGGCTGGAAATGGACGAGCCCGACTGGGCCCATGTGCAGTACCCGCCAATCAACCCGAACGATATCTCATACTACTCCGCGCCCAAGTCTCAGAAAGACGGCCCGAAAAGCCTGGACGAGGTCGATCCGGAGCTTTTGCGCACCTACGAGAAGCTCGGTATTCCCCTGCACGAACGCGCCGCCCTGGCTGGCGTCCGGGACGTCGCGGTCGATGCTGTGTTCGACTCGGTGTCGGTTGGCACGACCTTCAAAAAACGCCTGGCCGAAGCCGGAGTGATTTTCTGCCCGATCTCCGAAGCAGTCCATGAGCACCCTGAACTGGTCAAGAAATACCTCGGCACCGTTGTGCCCAGCGGCGACAATTACTATGCCGCGCTGAATTCGGCTGTTTTCAGCGATGGCTCGTTCGTCTACATTCCCAAGGGCGTTCGGTGCCCGATGGAATTATCGACTTACTTTCGCATCAACGCAGCGAATACCGGCCAGTTCGAGCGCACCCTGATCATCGCGGATGAAGGCAGCCACGTCAGCTACCTGGAAGGCTGCACCGCGCCCATGCGCGATGAGAACCAGTTACATGCAGCAGTGGTGGAACTGGTTGCCCTGGACGACGCCCAGATCAAGTACTCGACCGTGCAGAACTGGTATCCGGGCGATAGCGAAGGTAAGGGCGGCATTTACAACTTTGTGACCAAGCGCGGCGCCTGCCGTGGACGCAATTCACACATCTCCTGGACGCAGGTCGAAACCGGTTCCGCGGTAACCTGGAAATACCCCAGCTGTGTGCTCCAGGGCGATAACAGCGTTGGCGAGTTCTACTCCGTCGCTCTGACCAACAACTATCAGCAGGCCGATACCGGCACAAAGATGATCCATCTGGGCAAGAACACGCGCAGTACAATCATCTCAAAGGGTATCTCAGCTGGCCGCAGCAACAATACCTATCGCGGCCTGGTCCGCTTTGGCCCTGGCGCCGAGGGCGCGCGCAATTTCACCCAGTGCGACTCGCTGCTGATCGGCGACCAATGCGGCGCCCATACGTTCCCCTATATCGAGAGCAAGAACCAGAGCGCCACGCTTGAGCACGAAGCAACGACCTCCAAGGTCAGCGACGAACAGATGTTCCTCTGCCGTCAACGCGGTATTGAGCCGGAACAGGCCGTGTCCATGATCGTGAATGGCTTCTGCAAGGAAGTGTTCAAGGAGTTGCCCATGGAGTTTGCCGTGGAAGCAGGCAAGCTTCTGGAAGTCAGCCTTGAAGGCTCCGTGGGCTAAACCCCAAGGGCGATCAGAACCTGTATCAAAGATCCGTTCAGAGAGAGATTGCAACGCATGCTGAGTATCAAGAACCTCCACGCCACCGTTGACGGCACCCCGATTCTCAAAGGCATCAACCTGGAGATCAAACCGGGTGAAGTCCACGCGATCATGGGTCCCAACGGCTCCGGAAAAAGCACCTTGTCCCAGGTGCTGGCCGGCCATGAGGCTTTTGAAGTCACCGCCGGCCAAGTGTTGATGAATGGCGAAGATCTTCTCAGCAAGGAAATCGAAGAGCGCGCTCGCGACGGACTGTTCCTGGCTTTTCAGTATCCGGTCGAAATCCCCGGCGTCAGCAATATCCAGTTCTTGCGCACCGCGGTAAACTCGGTTCGCAAACATCGCGGTGAGCCGGAGCTGGACGCTGTCGGCTTTATGAAACTCGCCAAGGAAACCGCCAAACGGGTCGACCTGGACATATCATTCCTGAAACGCGGCGTTAACGAAGGCTTCTCCGGCGGCGAGAAAAAACGCAACGAAATTATGCAGATGATGCTGCTGGAACCGCGCCTGGCCATCCTTGACGAGACTGATTCGGGTCTGGACATCGACGCACTGAAAACCGTTTCCGAAGGCGTCAACGCCAACCGCTCCCCAGACCGGTCCTTTCTGGTGGTGACACACTATCAGCGCTTACTGTCCTATATCATCCCGGACTATGTGCACGTGCTCGCCGGCGGCCAGATCATCAAGTCCGGCGGTCGTGACCTGGCGCTTGAGCTGGAAGATAAAGGCTACGGCTGGCTCGGCATTAACGAAGCGGCTGCGAGCTGAGGGAGGCGTTCATGAAGCCAGCACCAACTCTGCCGGCGGCGTTTCTGGCCCGGAACGGCCAGCACCTGCCTGCTCCTCTGCAAGCGCTGCAGCACTCGCGCGGACAATCACTTCAAGGCATGCCGCTACCGACGCGCAAAACCGAAAACTGGAAATACTCCAGCCGCTATCTGTCTTTTGACGAGGCGCTAGCGCCGACGCTTGCCCAAAGCAAAGACAGCGACGCAGCTGTAATGACGACGCCGGTGTCGGGTTACCGCATTGTGATTCGCAACGGGCGAGTTGATCAGTCGGCTTCGGAATTTCCCGACAGCGCCGGCCTGCGCGTGACCCCGTTCAGTGAGCTGAGCAACGAGGATGCCCAGAAGCTTGCGGAAAGGCTCGATCATAGCCTCGACACTGCCACCACTCAGATGGCCCGGCTCAACACAGCCCGGCTGGAGGACGGCGTCTTTATTGCGGTGGCAAAAGATACCGAGGTCGACCGGCCCGTTTACATACAAGTTTTCACCGACACCGATTCCGGACAACAGGGTTCAGTGTACCCGCGCGTTATGGTCGAGATGGGCGCTTTCAGCAAGCTGACGCTGGTGGAACAGTATGACGCTGGTGGCGACGGCTCCTGTCTAGTCAATGCAGTGACCGAAGCCAATCTCGGCGATAGCGCCAACTTGACCTACATCCGTCTTACGCTGGAGCCGGAAACCATCCGCCATATTGGCGCGACCGGCATTAGACTGGGCGCCAACAGCCGCTTCGAGAGTCACTGTATCGGCTTTGGCGGGGTTCTGCGCCGGCATGATCTGCAGGTCCGCTTTGAAGCGCCGGGGGCTGAGTGCTCTCTCAATGGCGTCGCGGTGACCCAGAATAGCCAGCACTACGACAACCATACGGTGCTCGAGCATCTGGCCGGGCATTGCAACAGCGAAGAAACCTATCGCTGCATGGCGGCCGGCAAGTCCCACAATATATTCAACGGGCGCATTCACATCCACCGGGACGCCCAGAAAACCAACGCCCAGATGAGCAACAAGAACCTGTTGCTTTCCGCCGAGGCAGAGATTGATACCAAGCCCGAGCTTGAAATCTACGCGGATGACGTCAAGTGTGCCCATGGGGCCACGGTCGGCCGCCTGGATCCTGAAGCGCTATTTTACTTGCTCGCGCGGGGAATTGCCCGGGATGAGGCCCGCACACTTTTGAGCATGGGCTTTATCAACGAAATCGTGGCCAGGATACCCCTCGAAGACGTTCGCGAGCGGGTCGACCAGCGCCTTGCGGGATTCATCCAGAACAACCTTATTGAGGACTGAGCTACCATGACTGACGCTGCCCAAGCCGCTCGAGCAACAGCGCCGGGAAGGGTCCTGGATATCGACCGCATCCGGGCCGATTTTCCGATTCTTGCCGAGAAGATCAACGGCAAACCGCTGGTCTATCTCGACAACGCGGCGTCAGCGCAGAAACCGATTGCCGTCCTGGACGCGATGGACCACTACTACCGCACATCCCACAGCAACGTGCACCGCGGGGCCCACACCCTCGGCGATCGTGCTACAACAGCCTACGAAGGCGCGCGTGAAACCGTTCGGGCATTCATCAACGCCGGCAGCACGCGCGAAATTGTCTGGACCCGCGGCACGACCGAAGCGCTGAACATCGTGGCCAGCGGATTGGCAAAAGAGCTGAAGTCCGGCGATGAGATCCTCGTCAGCCACATGGAGCATCACGCCAATATCGTGCCCTGGCAGATGGTTTGCGAACGGACCGGCGCCAAACTGCGGGTGATCGACGTTAACGACCGTGGCGAGCTGGATCAGGACAGTTTTGAGCAGCAGCTGAACGATCGCACCCGCGTACTGAGTGTGGCTCACGTTTCCAACGTGCTTGGCACCATCAACCCAGTGCGCGACATGATCGCCAAAGCACGGGCCCATGGTGCCATCACCGTGCTCGACGGCGCCCAGGCGGTGCCGCACATGAAGGTTGACGTACGGGAGCTGGACTGCGACTTCTACGCGTTTTCGTCGCATAAACTGCTGGGACCCACTGGCATTGGGGTGCTGTATGGCCGGGAAGCGGTCCTCAAGGATTTGCCGCCATATCAGGGCGGTGGCGAAATGATCGAACGGGTAACGTTCGAAAAGACAACCTGGGCTGACCTCCCCCACAAGTTTGAAGCGGGAACACCGGCGATTGCAGAAGCTGTAGGGCTCAAGGCTGCTATCGAGTACATGGAGGGCCTCGACCGAGAGCTGATCGAAGCGGCCGAGAAAGCGCTTCTCGAGCGTGCCAGAGAACTGGTACACACAGTGCCGGGCATGACCATAATGGGCACAGCAGCACACAAGGTACCGGTCTTTTCGTTCCAGATTGCCGGGCTGCATTCCAGCGATATCGGTACGTTGCTCGATCAGCAGGGCATCGCTATCCGTACCGGCAATCATTGCGCCATGCCGCTTATGGCCCGATTCGGCGAAAGTGGATCAGCCCGGGCTTCGTTTGCTTTCTACAATACCCTGGATGAAGTTGACCAGCTCTTCAGCGCCCTGGCCAAGCTCCAGCGCCTGTTTGCCGGGTGAAGAACATCCAGACTAATGCTCAACAGAGGGGTCGCACATGACTGCAGAAGCTTTCACACCGCAGCGCGGCGTAAAGATGACGCCGGAAGCGGTCGCCCACACCCAGAAACAACTGAGTAAGCGCCCAGATGCGCTTGGCATTCGCCTGGGCGTCAGAAAAAGTGGCTGTTCCGGGTTCAAATACGAAACAGACTGGGTTGATCAACCCGAAGCCGAGGACGAGATCTTCGAAATGGCCGACGGGGTTAAAGTCTTCGTCCGGCGCAAGGATCTGCCCGTGGTGAACGGGACAGAGATCGACTACATCACGGAAGGTCTGAACTCAATGTTCTATTTCCGTAATCCTAATGCCACTGCTGAGTGCGGTTGCGGAGAAAGCTTCGCGGTTATCTGATCTAGCCGTGATTCCCAGATAAAGGTACAGGAACAGATTTCGATGCAAGAACGGGAAGTGGTGCTCACCAAACGCGAAGTCGAAGGTCGTCTGGTGCCGTCCGGCACGGAAATCATGATCCCGTCGGACACCTTCGTGACTATCACCCAGTCCCTGGGCGGTAGTTTCACGGTAGCGGTCAACGGCAACCTCGCCCGGATAGAGGGGCACGACGCCGATGCGCTGGGCAAGCAACCCCTTCAGAGCAGCTTTGAGACGCCGGCAGACGGCTCCGTTAACGAAAACCAGGTCTGGGAAGCGCTACGCAATTGCTACGATCCCGAAATTCCGGTCAACGTTGTCGACCTGGGACTGATCTACGAGTGTGCCATCATGCAGAAGACAGACCAGCCTGGTGACCCTGAGAACAAGGTTCACATTCTGATGACCCTGACCGCGGCCGGTTGCGGCATGGGACCGGTCATCGCTGATGACGTGAAACGCAAGGTCGAGAACGTTCCCAATGTCGACAAGGTTGAAGTTGAGCTCACCTTTGATCCGCCCTGGAACAACGATATGCTGACTGACGAGGCAAAACTGGAATTGGGCATGCTCTGAGCCCCACCCTGATCTGGCGCCCCTTATCGTCAATCCGTCTTCACCCGACCTGCAAGCGAGCCATGACAGCCAACAACGAATTTACCAGCACCGAACTCGGCACCGACGTGCAGCTTGACGACGTCATGGAAGCCTTTGAGGTACTCGATGACTGGGAGGACCGTTACGCCTACATTGTCGAGCTTGGCCGAAAGCTGCCGCCCTTTCCTGCCGCTGAACGGACTGAAGAGAACTTTGTGCAGGGCTGTCAGAGCCAGGTCTGGCTCACCCATTTCCGCGAGCCCGACACGGGCAAGCTGTTCTTTCTCATCGAAAGCGACGCGATTATTGTCAAGGGCCTGGCGGCGATTGTGCTGGTCGCGTTGAACGCCCGGACGCCGGACGAGGTGCTTGCGGTGGATGTGGATGAGGTATTTAAGCGCATTGATCTTTTTCGGCATATTTCCCCGACTCGGGGGAATGGCTTGAGAAGTATGGTGGGGCGGATTCAGGGCGTTGCCGCCCAGGCTTAAAGTCACTTTTTTGGGGCTGCTGAGCTGCTATTACGAACTTCTACAGATACCCTTCCGTATCTGAGATGGGCCTTTCCTTTTCTAGGAAAAACAACAGCCACTGACTAAGGCTTTCGTCCATCGCCTGCGGCGCTGACCGAGTCACTTCGTTGGCAATAGCACCAAAGAAGTAACCAAGAAAGTGCCACCCCGCTGCGCTGCCCCTCGTACCGAGGGGTCCTCTGCGCTCCTCACCGCGCGAAGGCGCCCTCTAAACTCGCTGCGCTCAGACAACGAGGTCGCTTTATCTTCGCGCGGCTCCGGTGCTCGACAGCTTAGAGGGGATTGGGCGTTGGCTGAGGAACCGGAGAAAAGTTTAAAAATCTGGACAGATGCTTGAGCACAACTGCCAAAGCAATTTTTTCTTTACCTGTTACCTTGCACCAAGCTGACTCCCACTCCCTCCCCCTCTGAACTGGCGAGCATCGCAGCAGGCCGGGGATCAGCGGGCTCGTTGTCTGAGCGCAGCGAGTTTAGAGCACGCCCCCGGCCTGCGAGAAGCACAGCGAACCGCTTGCAAAGCAAGCGGCAGGAAGGGGGTGGCGTTTTCTTGGTTACTTCTTTGTCGCTACTGACAAAGAAGTGACTCGGTCAGCGCCAAAGGCGATGGACGAAAGCCTTAGTCAGTTGCAGTGGCAGTAAGTGTTGCAAACTCAGCCGCTGCCAAGCACAAAAACCCCCAACCTGACTTCCACTCCCTCCCCCTCTAAACTGGCGAGCATCGCAGCAGGCCGGGGATCAGTGCGCTCGTTGTCTGAGCGAAGCGAGTTTAGAGCGCACCCCCGGCCTGCGAGAAGCACAGCGAACCGCTTGCGCAGCAAGTGGCAGGAAGGGGGTAGCGTTTTCTTGGTTACTTCTTTGTCGCTACTGACAAAGAAGTGACTCGGTCAGCGCCAAAGGCGATGGACGAAAGCCTTTTCTTTATCTTTGGCTCTATCCCAAGCCAAGGATTGGCGCAACGAGCCCCGTCACATCATCAACTCCCGCATATCCTCCAGCAACCGCTTCAACAACGTCGTAAAGCGCGCCGCCTCAGCCCCATTAATAGCCCGATGATCATAGGACAAAGACAGCGGCAACATCAGTCGGGGCACGAATCCATCTCCCTCCCATACCGGCTTCATGCTGGCCTTGGAAACCCCAAGAATCGCCACCTCAGGGCTATTAACGATCGGCGTGAACGCCGTGCCACCAATACCGCCAAGGCTGGTGATGGTAAAGCACGCGCCCTGCATCTCAGCGGGTTTAAGCTTCTTGTCCCGAGCTTTGGCCGCCAGATCCTGGGCTTCACTGGCCAACTCCCAGATGCCTTTTTTGTCGACATCCCGAATCACAGGAACCACGAGCCCGTTCGGGGTATCCACTGCGATGCCAATA is part of the Hydrocarboniclastica marina genome and encodes:
- the sufT gene encoding putative Fe-S cluster assembly protein SufT, coding for MQEREVVLTKREVEGRLVPSGTEIMIPSDTFVTITQSLGGSFTVAVNGNLARIEGHDADALGKQPLQSSFETPADGSVNENQVWEALRNCYDPEIPVNVVDLGLIYECAIMQKTDQPGDPENKVHILMTLTAAGCGMGPVIADDVKRKVENVPNVDKVEVELTFDPPWNNDMLTDEAKLELGML
- a CDS encoding SufE family protein, with product MTANNEFTSTELGTDVQLDDVMEAFEVLDDWEDRYAYIVELGRKLPPFPAAERTEENFVQGCQSQVWLTHFREPDTGKLFFLIESDAIIVKGLAAIVLVALNARTPDEVLAVDVDEVFKRIDLFRHISPTRGNGLRSMVGRIQGVAAQA